ATGACCTCCTCGACTTCGCAGTCGATGGCCGCCGCCGCATCCTCGAGGACCGGCGCTCCGCTCACGAGGCGGGTCCAATCTGCGCCGAGATACCGTTCCGCCCCCTTCAGCCCGCCGCGGCCGGCGAACTGGTTGGCAAGTGTTTCGTGGTCGGGTCCCGCCACGTTGACGCAGAAATGGCCGTATCGCTCGACGACAGGCAAAGTTGAGGCTGAACGGTTAAGGGTGACGATCATGCGCGGCGGATCGATCGAAAGGGCGGTCGCCGACGTGACCGTCGCTCCATTCCGAGTCTCGCCCTCCCCTGCCGTTATGATGCTCACTCCGCCGCCAAGGGCGCGCAAAGCGCGTTTCAGCCCCTCGGCATCGACGTAATGGTTGGCGATATCGCCGGTGGCCTCCTTTACGTCGAAGGCGCGCAGGGAAGATTGTTCGGACATCTCAGTCCCTCAGCCGAAGTCTGCCGTCGTATCGACGCCGCTGTCCGACTTGTAAACGAAGGTGTCTGCACCACCGGTCTCACCGACAGTATGATTGCTGCCATCGATGTAGTAGGGGCCGTCCCACTCTAGGACCTGTTCAACATCCATAGGCGGCATCGCTTCCTTGCCATCGGGTCCGAGGTACGTTGAATCGCTCATCGAGAGTCTCCTCTTAATGTACCCCCCCAAAGCCCTCTAGCATCGCAAGGCCCTATCCAAAAATCCATATTTTGCATCGAACCCATTGATCCTATGAATAAGAAGGCGGCCGAAACTCTTCGCGAGCCGCTGGCAACGTCCACGGTGCATCGAGAATCGGAATGAGCGTTCATGGCGGTTTGCAAGCGTGGGCTGAAGGGTCCCATGGTGTCCGAGCCAACTTTCCTCGTTACGCCGGGATGCTTAGGCGAGGCAACGATCATAAAACGGCCACTATGAGAACGCGCTGGTTTTCTCCGCAGCAAACAGGTTTATGTCCGCGTCACAGGGCAAGCAGATAGGCAACCAGCGCATCCTTTTCTCTCTGCGTAAGGTTTGTTCCCAGAACCAGGTTGAAGAACTCGACCGTGTCGGCGAGTGTCATCAGCCGCCCATCGTGCAAATAGGGCGGCGAGTCCTTGATACCGCGCAGTGTGAAGGTCTTGATCGGACCATCCGGTAACATCACGAGATCGTTGGCGCTCTGGCCGGTTTTATAGAAGCGCTCGAGCTTGAGGTCGTGCATGTTGTTGTCCATGAAAGCAGTCTGCGGGGCGTGGCAAATGGCGCAGCCACCCTTGCCCATGAACACCTGTTCGCCCTCCAGTTCCTGCTCGCTCGCCCCGCTTGGATCGAGGCGTCCGAACGCGTCGAGCTTGGGCGCGGGCGGAAAGTCGATCATGTTCTGCATCTGGGCCATCATTGAGACCTGGCTCGCACGATCGAGTAGGTTCACGCCTTTTCTAGCGGCGCTCACATGGTCGCCGTTGAAGTAGGCGGTGCGCTGCTCGAACTCAGTAAAGTCTTCGATCGACCGCAGCGACCGTTTCGAACCATGAATCTGCTGGTTGAACAGCCCGCGCAGGCTGGTCGTGTCGAGACGAAACCGCTGCGTCTGTGGCCGGACGTCGGGCGTCAGGTGGAAGGCCGCATTGGTATGGAAGTTCGAATGGCAGTCCAGGCAGGCGACGCCCAGGCTCGCCTCGGCAGCTTTGCGGTCCTCGGTTTCGTTGAACTCTTCTTGCGGAAACGGGGTTAGCAGAAGTCGAAGCCCTTCCATCTGCACCGGCGTGATGATGCCGCTCATAATCTCATTGAAGTTCCGGATCGTCAGAAGCTCGCCGCGCGAAACGTCACCGAGTTCCGGATGCGAGGTTAGAAAGATTGGCGGCGGAAACTCCGGCGTCAGGTGATCGGGGAGGTCGAAGTCGACATCGAAACGCCTAAGACCCCTGCCTTCCTGGCGGCCTATTTCATTAATCTGCACCTCCGGAAAGACCTGACCGCCAGTTGCGTGCTTTACATGCGGCAGCGGCATAAAGCCTGCCGGCAGTAGTCCCTGCTCTCTGATCTCGTCAGGGCTCTTCTCGGCCAAAGCGCCCCAGGTCACGCCCTTCGGAAGTTTGACGCGAACGCCGGCTTGAACCGCCTTCCGACGACCGGACATCATCAAACCTTGCATGGGGCGGTCAGAAAGGTCATATCGCCCCTCAAGCAGGCGCCTCTGACGCTCCATGACGCGCGGCTTCGCACGTTCGTCGAATTCCTTCACTTCGGAAAAGGGACGGTTCGGAAAGGTTAGATAGATCAGATCAGCGGGCAGCGGATCAGACACGGTCGGAAAAGCGTGCGCGGAGACTGCGAATGCGATCGCCACACCGATCAGGATAAGCGACCTAAGCCGGGGCGTGTGGGCCTTTAGGTCGCAGCCCGCGATCATAATCTTCTGACCGAGATCGGCAAGAGTATAGGGCGTCTTTACCGAGGCGGTGAATGTTCGGATGCCTCTCTTCCAATAGAATGCGATCTGACGCAGACCTGACATGTTGCTTTCGCCTTCGTTCTCCGATCGCGTTTTCACCACGATGCAGGACGGCAGCTTCTGCCGCCGCTGATGCGTGACGTTCAAAATTTGTGCCAAGCAGGAAAGTGGTTAGAGATTATTGTTCTGCACTTAGTCAGCGCTTGATAGCTGGACGCTGGGCGAACATCGGCGTGTCACGTACCCCGCAAACCGGACTGTCATTCGAGGGTTGCAGTCTGCATTGCTTTTGTAGCCAGTGCCGAAACGGATGGCACGACGCACCTACCCCTGCCTGCCGAGTTGCTTGCTCTGGATATTCATCCCGCGCACGACAGACGCAATTGTTGCACCGTGGTGCCTGACAGTTCCCCAATACCATCCCTAACCCCGAGCGAGCTCTCACAGCAGCGACTTTGGTTCTTCGGGGCAGCGTGGCGGCGGCTAGCTGTCTTTCACAACACGGCCCCCTTTGATGATTGTGCGGATGCGCGTGATGTCAGAGAAGATCGACAGGTCCTTCAGTGGATCGCCGTCGACCACGACCACGTCCGCGAAAGCGCCTGGTGCGATGATGCCCACCCTGCCCTCCATTTGAAGGACCCGGGCGGCATCCAGGGTGGCGGCGCGGATCACTTCGTGTGCCGGCAGAACCCGGCCGCGCAGCTCAAATTCTTGCGCCTGGTGCTCGTGCATCCCGCCGAGCAGGTCCGAGCCGTATCCCATTGTTACTCCAGCCTCCCGCAAGGTCTCCAATGCAGTGAGGCCCGCAGACAGGACGAAACCGATCTTTTCGAGCGAAGCCGCCGGTATCCCATGCTCGGCGCCCTCGCGCGCCAGCACCGCGTACGTGATGTTAGTAGGAACCACAACTGCGCCCGCCTTGCGTACCCGCTTGGCGGTCGCCGGGGTAATCAGGTTGCCGTGCTCGATCGACCCCACCCCGGCTTCTAGCGCCCGGGAAATCGCTTCGTCGGTATAGAGATGAGCGGCCACATAAGTGTGCTGGTGCGCCGCTTCCTGCACCGCCGCCTGCAATTCGGGAAGGCTGAAGGCGAGCGCATCTATAGGGTCGGTGGGCGAGGACACACCGCCGCTGGCCATGACCTTGATGAAGCGCGCGCCGGCCTTCAGCTCCTCTCTGGCCGCCCGTCGCACGTCCGCTTCGCCGTCGCAAATGCGACCAAGCGCTCCCAGCTGGTCAGGATAGTAATCTACAGGGCGCCGATCATGCCGGTCCCGATAATCAGTGTGGCCGCCCGTCGGAGACAGCGCCTTTCCGCAAATGACGAGGCGCGGACCCTCGATAAGCCCGCGTTCGACAGCGTCCACCAGCGCTTGATCAGCGCCGCCCAGGTCGCGGACAGTCGTAAAGCCACGGCTCAGCATCCCGCGCATGGTATTCGCAGCATAGAGCGCGGCGAGCGTGTTGGGCAGTTCGGCGTTGGCAGCGAGGTTTCCTTTCGCGGCGACGACATGCACATGGCAATCGATCAGCCCTGGCAAGACGATGCGCCTCTTCGCGTCGAAAATATGGGCGCCCGCCGGTGCCTTCACCCGCTCTCCGACTTCGGCAACGAATCCATCCGCTAGCAGAACATCTACCGGATCCGCGGGACGGTCCGCGGTGCCATCCACGATGGCAGCGTTACGAATAACAATCGTCGGAATCACACGCTCCTTTGGTTTGACGCAGGATGGATCGAGCACTTCAGGAACGCCCTGTAATATCCTGGTGTTCGAACCATCGCCGCCACGGTCAATGACGCCACGTTGGCGACTATGTCTATTGCGTTGCCGGCTACTCGTACTCCGCTCGCGCGAGACCTCCAGTTGTCGAGAAACATGATATCGGCTCCCCTGACAGGCGATTTGCAGTTTCAGCCTCCGCACCACGTTGAAAGCATCGACGTTTTCTCGCCGAAGACAGGAATCATCAGTCGTGCCAACTGCGCAGAGCCTCTTTTTCGAGTTTTGTTGCAAGGTCTTGGTGCATTAGCACGCTGGCCGAACGCCACCGTGTCGCGAACTGGACAAACCCGACAGCGCCGCGTCCCGCTCGATCGTCCCGTAGCGACTGCCGGCGTTTTGGGCGGGACTTTCAATCACTGCGTCGGCATCTCAAGGCTTGTCATCGGCGGGCGCGAGCGACCTACCGAAACGCAAGGATGAAGAGCCTTCCTACACTACCAACGTGATCGACCTGATTTCGGCCCTGAAGAAGAGTCTCGAGAGGAAGACGTGGAGCGGCAAGAGTTCACAGGCGCGGCGATACGGCCATTCACGCACAATTCCGCGAAATAAATGCATGCCATACCACCAGCGCGAAAGGTCGACCAAATTTGCTTTTTTAATAGCCAAGCGTCTCATCGGGGCGCAGCATGGTGCAAATGACAAGGGCGCCGCCGGCTGAGAGATACTCGCGCTTTCGCCCCAACCAAGGAGGTCGCGCAATGTATCCTTCCCGCGAATTTCACTCCGATTTTTTCCGGCCCAGGGAAATCGAATTGCTTCAGTGCATTTTCAATGCCGCGTTGGAAGCGAACGAGATCAAGTGCAACAGTCCGGAAGCCGAAGCGCTCGCAAAGAGGCTCTTCACGCTCTACCAAGGGGGCGTGAGGGACGCAGCGGAGCTGAGCGACCGTTTGAAAGCAGCGTGAACGAGAGACCAGAGCGAGAGAACGCCTGCCAGCGCCCACTGCCGTACTAGCCTCCGTAAGGCTCACGGACGTACTGGACCTCGAATGCTGCCGTCAGCCCCGCCAGAACTCCCTGCGCGATGGCGTCCGTTGCCCCCGCCTTATCTTCGGCCTTGACGAATTGGGTGATTGTGCTCAACGGGACGCGCCAGATGGCGTCAGCGATCTCGCGGGTCACCGCGTCCAAGGTCGCCTTGTCCGAACCTCGCCAGAAAACGTAATCGTGTCCGATGCGCAGGCACAGGTGAATGGCCACCGCAGCCGTGGCGCGCGCACGATCTGACAGCAGCATGCCCCGCAGCTCGCCGTCGATCTCCAGCAGAGGCGTCTTGATTGTCGCGGAACTCAGGTTTCGCTTCATGCGGCCATTAACGCACGGATCGAGAGAACCGTCGCATCGGTTATTGCGATGATCGCCCGGCGGCCGATACTCGCACTTTTGCGAGTAGCCATACTTTTTCTCCCTGCCTACCCTCGCCGTGGAAGGGAGATCTGGTATGGACTATATCGCAGAGATCAAGGGAATGACGGACGAGGAGTTCCGGGCGACCTGCATGTTGGCAGTAGCCCATTGCGTGACGGACGAGATGCTGGACGACTCCATGCCGCCCTACTGGATTGAGATCCTGAAGGAAATCTATGAGCGCGGCTGGGCGGGTGACAATCGGGAGATCATTGCCGAGAAACTGGCAGAGGCCGCTACCACCTGCTAGCGTCGCGCTGACGCTCCTCGACCGCCCGGCGCATTGCGTCCTCGCGGCCACATTCGTACTTCTCCATGTAGTAGCGGATCATGGACTGTCGCCGCGCTTCATCCATGATGGAGTAAACGTTCCTGAATTGCCGCTCGGCTGCTGATTTTTTCTTCGACAGCCGACCGCGGCCAATGAGCCTCGACAGCGCAAAGTAAGCCAGCAGTCCGACAAGACTTCCAACCAACAGGGCGAAACCCATTTCCTGATTGAGAAAATCGCCAGGGACAGTCATCTGTATGCCTTTCGCCACCCTGCGGCCCACGCCTCTTCCTCAGAACAGAACCAGCGCTCCCCGTATTCCGGTCTTATTCGGGTCTCGGAGTAGTACTTCTGTCCAGGCACATGAAAAATACGCTCGCCTGAATCGATGCTGATATTGCCTTTGATGTCGCAGGAGGTTCCAAGGCTGCCCAGACTGTCCCATTTGGCAATGAAGTCCGGTGCGGTCATGCCGCCGGCCGCACCTACCGCGACGGCCGCGATTACTAGCCCGGGCGCCGTTCGGAACACCGAGGGCTGCTGTGGCTTCCGACCTCGTTGGCGATAACTCATGCCCCCTACTCCGGCAACTTCGCGCGAAGATGGTAATTCAGGGCACAAATTAGCAAAAGCTGCACAAATGGGTTAGTCGCCGCCAATGTGGTCCTGCGGCAGCCATGCGCCATTGACTCCCCTCGGAATGAGAACATAATAGGAACATTCATCGGCGCTGCGGCGCGCCAATCCGAAACCTGAAGGGGACCAACAACCGCTGCCTGCGGGCAGAGAAGGTGCGCCATGCGAACGTTCGAAGATGAAGTCCGAAACATGATTGCGGTCGACCTGACCGTCCTGCCACCCGATCGAAGACGTGCCATCGCGGGCCTCGACCAATATCGCCGCACCGTCGAGATCCACGGCGTGCAGGACGTTGCCGCCAAAATCGCTGAATCTTTCCGCTCCTTTGCCGTTTTCGATGGTGACCAGGTGCTGCGCTACCCTGCGATTGCCCCCTTCATCACACAGACGCTGTATGCGATCCCGATCGAGCTACGACGGGAGGCATGCGACCGGGACCGGGTGAAGGCAGATCGGGCGCGCGTCAGCATGGCACAGATGATCTCGTCTGCATTGTTGCAGCGGTATCGCTTCGAACAACTGAAATGCGGCGTGGCGCCGTCGAGCACCGATTGGGACGGAGCCTTCGAAGAGCAGTTCGGTAGCGGCCGGAAGGCGGCTGAAGATTGAAGCCGGCTTTTCAGCCAGGGAGCAAGAAACATGAGCGATGAGGCAAGCGCTGCGACCAAGCCACGCCAGGATACGGCGCTCTACGTTCATTATTGCGAGTATCCCGGCTGCGCGAAATGGGGCGGCTTCGGATTCGCTGCCGGCAAGGACGAGCCGCGATGGTTCTGCTTTGAGCATCGGCCAGAGCGGAAAGGATGTTGACGCTGGCAGCGGCCCCGATACCTTTGCCGCGATAGAGGAAAGCTTATGTGTGGACGCATCTACATCAAGAGCACGCTTGGAGACCTGCCGCGCAATTTCTCTTTCGCCGCAACCGAGCGCGTTGAAGGGCTCGCAAACCAGTTCCCGCGTTACAACGGCGCTCCGTCACTCTATTACCCGATCATAATCCGCGACATGGTCCGAGAGCCAGACGTTTTCGGCCCCACCTTCGTCAGCGCGCGATGGGGATTGATTCCGAATTGGATCAAGGAGCAGAAGCCCGGCCGTCCGCCGCCCGTAAACGCGCGGTGCGAGGGCATTGCGAACAATGGCATGTTCAAGAAGGCCTACGCCAGCCGGCGTTGCTTGGTGCCGATCGACGGCTTCTTCGAATGGAAGGACATCTACGGCATGGGTAAGAACAAGCAACCCTACGCAATCGCCATGAAGTCAGGCGAGCCATTCGGGCTCGCCGGCATCTGGGAGACCTGGCGGAATCCTGAGACCGACGAGGACCTCCGCACCTTCTGTGTTATCACCTGCCCACCGAACGACATGATGGCGGCAATCCACGACCGCATGCCGGTAATTCTGCACACGGATGACTATGAGCGTTGGCTGTCACCGGAGCCGGACCCTTACGACCTGATGAAGC
The sequence above is drawn from the Sinorhizobium chiapasense genome and encodes:
- a CDS encoding sunset domain-containing protein, whose amino-acid sequence is MSYRQRGRKPQQPSVFRTAPGLVIAAVAVGAAGGMTAPDFIAKWDSLGSLGTSCDIKGNISIDSGERIFHVPGQKYYSETRIRPEYGERWFCSEEEAWAAGWRKAYR
- a CDS encoding flavin reductase family protein is translated as MSEQSSLRAFDVKEATGDIANHYVDAEGLKRALRALGGGVSIITAGEGETRNGATVTSATALSIDPPRMIVTLNRSASTLPVVERYGHFCVNVAGPDHETLANQFAGRGGLKGAERYLGADWTRLVSGAPVLEDAAAAIDCEVEEVIERHSHAIVLGRVVGIRFGNRGSLVYRDGQYYALGG
- a CDS encoding metal-dependent hydrolase family protein, with the protein product MPTIVIRNAAIVDGTADRPADPVDVLLADGFVAEVGERVKAPAGAHIFDAKRRIVLPGLIDCHVHVVAAKGNLAANAELPNTLAALYAANTMRGMLSRGFTTVRDLGGADQALVDAVERGLIEGPRLVICGKALSPTGGHTDYRDRHDRRPVDYYPDQLGALGRICDGEADVRRAAREELKAGARFIKVMASGGVSSPTDPIDALAFSLPELQAAVQEAAHQHTYVAAHLYTDEAISRALEAGVGSIEHGNLITPATAKRVRKAGAVVVPTNITYAVLAREGAEHGIPAASLEKIGFVLSAGLTALETLREAGVTMGYGSDLLGGMHEHQAQEFELRGRVLPAHEVIRAATLDAARVLQMEGRVGIIAPGAFADVVVVDGDPLKDLSIFSDITRIRTIIKGGRVVKDS
- a CDS encoding cytochrome B6 produces the protein MIAGCDLKAHTPRLRSLILIGVAIAFAVSAHAFPTVSDPLPADLIYLTFPNRPFSEVKEFDERAKPRVMERQRRLLEGRYDLSDRPMQGLMMSGRRKAVQAGVRVKLPKGVTWGALAEKSPDEIREQGLLPAGFMPLPHVKHATGGQVFPEVQINEIGRQEGRGLRRFDVDFDLPDHLTPEFPPPIFLTSHPELGDVSRGELLTIRNFNEIMSGIITPVQMEGLRLLLTPFPQEEFNETEDRKAAEASLGVACLDCHSNFHTNAAFHLTPDVRPQTQRFRLDTTSLRGLFNQQIHGSKRSLRSIEDFTEFEQRTAYFNGDHVSAARKGVNLLDRASQVSMMAQMQNMIDFPPAPKLDAFGRLDPSGASEQELEGEQVFMGKGGCAICHAPQTAFMDNNMHDLKLERFYKTGQSANDLVMLPDGPIKTFTLRGIKDSPPYLHDGRLMTLADTVEFFNLVLGTNLTQREKDALVAYLLAL
- a CDS encoding SOS response-associated peptidase; its protein translation is MCGRIYIKSTLGDLPRNFSFAATERVEGLANQFPRYNGAPSLYYPIIIRDMVREPDVFGPTFVSARWGLIPNWIKEQKPGRPPPVNARCEGIANNGMFKKAYASRRCLVPIDGFFEWKDIYGMGKNKQPYAIAMKSGEPFGLAGIWETWRNPETDEDLRTFCVITCPPNDMMAAIHDRMPVILHTDDYERWLSPEPDPYDLMKPFPAEQMTMWPIDRKVGSPRNDTADILDPTEPAQ